A genomic window from Pseudogulbenkiania sp. MAI-1 includes:
- a CDS encoding TRAP transporter large permease subunit, producing the protein MHTSFASPSAGRHPEDWMLALVLGMMALLPAAELLLRATFDTGVFGVAAITQHLGLVVGMLGGAVAARQGQLLAASTLLFLLPPRLQAGAHRFAGLVAAAVCTVLAVAGAEFVFAERLAAKTLAYGVPVWVIELAMPAGFAWIGWRLIGAAAPGTGSRVVALACGGLLAVIASFNGVLPRAAFAVTATGIAVAALLGAPLFAVVGGVALLLFWQAGEPLASLAIDHYRTVVNPTLPALPLFTLAGYLLAESRAPERLLTACSACLGGFRYGPALAAITASSLMTCLTGASGVTILALGGLLLPLLLRSGFPERGALGLVTAAGLPGVLFAPSLPVILYAIVAEVDIREMFLGTLLPALLMAALTLVWGARQRSLPAVACEPVPLRAALVGAKWELALPLIAIGPLFSGLATPVEAAAITAVYAFVVEVVIHRDLRLTDLPRVFSECGLLVGGLLLILGVALGLTGYLVDAGIPERLATWIQATVGGPLAFLLALNVVLLVAGCLVDIFSATVVLAPLLVPIGHAFGLDPVHLGVVFLANLEIGYLTPPVGINLFFASSRFGKPLFEVHRSVVSLLPLLLAGLVAITYLPWLSLALPGLLR; encoded by the coding sequence ATGCATACCTCTTTTGCTTCACCCTCCGCGGGCCGGCATCCGGAAGACTGGATGCTCGCCTTGGTTCTCGGCATGATGGCGCTGCTGCCGGCCGCCGAGCTGCTGTTGCGCGCTACGTTCGATACCGGTGTTTTCGGGGTGGCGGCGATCACCCAGCACCTCGGCCTCGTCGTCGGCATGCTCGGCGGCGCTGTCGCGGCGCGGCAGGGGCAGTTACTCGCCGCGAGCACGCTGCTCTTCCTGTTGCCGCCCCGCCTGCAGGCCGGCGCACATCGTTTTGCCGGGCTCGTGGCCGCTGCCGTCTGTACCGTCCTCGCCGTCGCTGGCGCCGAGTTCGTCTTTGCCGAACGTCTTGCCGCCAAGACGCTCGCCTACGGTGTGCCGGTCTGGGTCATCGAACTGGCCATGCCGGCGGGCTTCGCCTGGATCGGCTGGCGCCTCATCGGCGCCGCGGCTCCTGGCACCGGCAGCCGTGTCGTGGCGTTGGCCTGCGGCGGGCTGCTCGCCGTCATCGCCAGCTTCAACGGAGTGTTGCCAAGGGCGGCTTTTGCCGTCACCGCAACGGGAATCGCTGTTGCCGCGCTCCTCGGCGCCCCGCTGTTTGCCGTCGTCGGTGGTGTGGCACTGTTGCTCTTCTGGCAGGCCGGCGAACCACTCGCCAGCCTGGCCATCGATCATTACCGGACGGTCGTGAATCCGACGCTACCGGCGCTGCCGCTGTTCACGCTGGCGGGGTACCTGCTTGCCGAAAGCCGCGCACCTGAGCGGCTGCTGACGGCCTGCAGTGCCTGCCTCGGCGGCTTTCGTTACGGCCCGGCACTGGCTGCCATCACCGCCAGCAGCCTGATGACCTGTCTGACCGGTGCGTCAGGGGTGACGATATTGGCGCTCGGCGGCTTGCTGCTGCCGCTCTTGCTCCGTTCCGGTTTTCCCGAGCGCGGTGCGCTGGGGCTCGTCACCGCGGCCGGACTACCCGGCGTGCTGTTCGCGCCGAGCCTGCCGGTCATCCTGTATGCGATCGTCGCCGAGGTCGACATCCGCGAGATGTTTCTCGGCACCTTGCTGCCGGCTTTGCTGATGGCGGCGCTGACGCTCGTGTGGGGAGCGCGGCAGCGCTCGTTGCCGGCGGTCGCATGCGAGCCGGTGCCGCTGCGCGCCGCACTCGTCGGCGCCAAATGGGAACTGGCGTTGCCGCTCATCGCCATCGGACCGCTGTTTTCCGGTTTGGCGACGCCGGTCGAGGCGGCGGCGATCACCGCCGTCTATGCCTTCGTCGTCGAGGTGGTAATCCACCGCGACCTGCGCCTCACCGATCTGCCGCGCGTCTTTAGCGAATGCGGTCTGTTGGTCGGCGGTCTTTTGCTGATACTCGGCGTCGCCCTCGGGCTGACCGGCTACCTCGTCGACGCCGGCATTCCCGAACGGCTCGCCACCTGGATCCAGGCAACGGTCGGCGGCCCGCTGGCCTTCCTGCTCGCGCTGAACGTCGTGTTGCTCGTCGCCGGCTGCCTCGTCGACATCTTCTCGGCGACGGTCGTGCTGGCGCCGCTCCTGGTGCCGATCGGCCACGCCTTCGGCCTCGATCCCGTACATCTCGGCGTCGTCTTCCTGGCCAATCTGGAAATCGGCTATCTGACGCCGCCGGTCGGTATCAACCTGTTCTTCGCCTCGTCGCGCTTCGGCAAGCCTCTGTTCGAGGTGCACCGCTCGGTCGTCTCGCTCTTGCCGCTCCTGCTTGCCGGCCTCGTCGCAATCACCTACCTGCCGTGGCTGTCGCTCGCGCTGCCAGGCCTCTTGCGCTGA
- a CDS encoding phosphatase PAP2 family protein — translation MNLSTLTIHLILSGVLIVGAYQFYFWCQRNPLFEPRQLASPLDERIPYLPQWVWIYSLLYYPAILYVNVVLQSAEQFTRVAFSYLALLALQMTFFVLLPVRTPPHWRMANAAGSWSERFLALVQRYDAESNSFPSMHTSVAMLTALHLVPELGLTAFAFPALIGLSCLFTKQHYLVDIPAGAALGWFSYALYAHLLAG, via the coding sequence ATGAACCTCTCGACCCTCACCATCCACCTGATCCTCAGCGGCGTGTTGATCGTCGGTGCCTACCAGTTCTATTTCTGGTGCCAGCGCAATCCGCTGTTCGAACCGCGCCAGCTTGCTTCGCCGCTCGACGAGCGGATTCCATACCTGCCGCAGTGGGTCTGGATCTACAGTCTGCTCTATTACCCGGCGATCCTCTACGTGAACGTCGTGCTGCAGTCCGCCGAGCAGTTTACCCGGGTCGCCTTCAGCTATCTGGCGCTCTTGGCGCTGCAGATGACGTTCTTCGTCCTGCTGCCGGTGCGCACGCCGCCGCATTGGCGGATGGCGAACGCGGCCGGCTCTTGGTCCGAGCGCTTCCTCGCGCTGGTTCAACGCTACGACGCGGAGAGCAACAGTTTTCCGAGCATGCACACCTCGGTGGCGATGTTGACCGCGCTGCATCTCGTGCCCGAACTCGGCCTGACGGCCTTCGCTTTCCCGGCGCTGATCGGATTGAGCTGCCTGTTCACCAAGCAGCATTACCTGGTGGACATCCCGGCTGGCGCCGCCCTTGGCTGGTTTTCCTATGCGCTCTACGCCCACTTGCTTGCCGGCTGA
- a CDS encoding formate dehydrogenase subunit delta encodes MDTHHLARMANQIGGFFEAMPDREEALAGIVQHIKRYWEPRMRRELQLCLQQGGEAELKEIVTEALAKDEGWKV; translated from the coding sequence ATGGATACACATCACCTCGCCCGCATGGCCAACCAGATCGGCGGCTTCTTCGAGGCCATGCCGGACCGTGAAGAGGCGCTGGCCGGCATCGTGCAGCACATCAAACGCTACTGGGAGCCGCGCATGCGCCGCGAGCTGCAGCTATGCCTGCAACAAGGCGGCGAGGCGGAACTGAAGGAGATCGTCACCGAAGCGCTGGCCAAGGACGAGGGCTGGAAGGTCTGA
- the fdhD gene encoding formate dehydrogenase accessory sulfurtransferase FdhD produces the protein MMGAPESPPCPSGGASTRRVQTWQDGAAADGLDTLAEEVPVALEFNGISHAVMLATPLDLEDFALGFALSEGIVDTPKEVFDIQVETGCNGITVRLEIAAGCFARLKEMRRNLTGRTGCGLCGTESLAHAIRPLRPLAQPCPLQADAIGRALAGLRQHQLLQQATGATHAAAWCSDDGTLRLLREDVGRHNALDKLIGAALASRPTELDGFVVVTSRASMEMVQKTVTAGFSSLVAISAPTRLAVDLAEQAGLCLVGFARPERWVAYSHAERIDRPAGNPTPNPD, from the coding sequence ATGATGGGCGCCCCCGAGTCCCCGCCCTGCCCGAGCGGTGGCGCCTCGACCCGCCGGGTGCAAACCTGGCAGGACGGAGCCGCCGCCGACGGCCTCGACACCCTGGCCGAAGAGGTGCCGGTGGCGCTGGAATTCAATGGCATCTCGCACGCGGTGATGCTGGCCACCCCGCTTGACCTGGAAGACTTCGCGCTCGGCTTCGCCCTCAGCGAAGGCATCGTCGACACGCCGAAAGAAGTGTTCGACATCCAGGTCGAAACCGGCTGCAACGGCATCACGGTCAGGCTCGAGATCGCGGCGGGCTGCTTCGCCCGGCTCAAGGAAATGCGCCGCAATCTCACCGGCCGCACCGGCTGCGGCCTGTGCGGTACCGAGAGCCTGGCGCACGCCATCCGCCCCCTGCGCCCGTTGGCGCAACCCTGCCCGCTGCAGGCCGACGCCATCGGGCGGGCCCTGGCCGGGCTGCGGCAGCACCAGCTGCTGCAGCAGGCGACCGGCGCGACCCACGCCGCTGCCTGGTGCAGCGACGACGGCACGCTACGGCTGCTGCGCGAAGACGTCGGCCGCCACAACGCGCTCGACAAGCTGATCGGCGCCGCACTGGCCTCCCGCCCGACGGAGCTCGACGGCTTCGTCGTGGTCACCAGCCGCGCCAGCATGGAAATGGTGCAGAAGACCGTCACCGCCGGCTTCTCCAGCTTGGTGGCGATCTCCGCCCCGACCCGGCTGGCGGTCGATCTGGCCGAACAGGCCGGGCTCTGTCTGGTAGGATTCGCCCGTCCCGAACGCTGGGTCGCCTACAGCCACGCCGAGCGCATCGACCGCCCGGCCGGCAACCCTACTCCGAACCCCGATTGA
- the fdhF gene encoding formate dehydrogenase subunit alpha, protein MNTQIHDTDFGTPARVSDKLVTLEIDGQEITVPEGTSIMRAAAEMGSMVPKLCATDSLEPFGSCRLCLVEIEGRRGFPASCTTPVEAGMKVRTQSDKLQDLRRGVMELYISDHPLDCLTCSANGNCELQTQAGVVGLREVRYGFAGENHLDSQKDESNPYFSYDPSKCIVCNRCVRACEETQGTFALTISGRGFESRVSPGQSEAFMDSECVSCGACVEACPTATLQEKSVIQFGQPEHSKITTCAYCGVGCGFKAEMKGNQVIRMTPWKDGKANEGHACVKGRFAWGYATHPDRITKPMIRKRITDPWREVSWEEAIAYAAGEFKRLQAKYGKDSVGGITSSRCTNEETYLVQKLIRAGFGNNNVDTCARVCHSPTGYGLGQTYGTSAGTQTFKSVEQSDVIMVIGANPTDGHPVFASRMKKRLREGAKLIVVDPRKIDLVDSPHIKADYHLPLKPGTNVAMITALAHVIVTEGLLADDFIAERCEEKSFHDWKSFVAKPENSPEATADITGVPAELVRGAARLYATGGNAAIYYGLGVTEHSQGSTMVMGIANLAMATGNIGREGVGVNPLRGQNNVQGSCDMGSFPHELPGYRHISDAAVRSLFEADWGVKLSPEPGLRIPNMFDAALSGSFKGLYCQGEDIVQSDPNTQHVTAALSAMECIVVQDIFLNETAKYAHVFLPGSSFLEKDGTFTNAERRISRVRQVMKPLAGYADWQVTLMLADALGLKMSYKHPAEIMDEIARLTPSFAGVSYDKIERLGSVQWPCNDEAPEGTPTMHIDGFVRGKGKFFVTQYVATDEKVTRRFPLILTTGRILSQYNVGAQTRRTANSLWHEEDRLEIHPHDAEERGIKDGDWVGIQSRAGETVLRAEISERMQPGVVYTTFHFPESGANVITTDNSDWATNCPEYKVTAVQVLPVTQPSEWQQNYRRFNETQLELLEQAGRGEA, encoded by the coding sequence ATGAATACCCAGATCCACGACACCGACTTCGGCACCCCGGCCCGCGTTTCCGACAAGCTGGTCACGCTGGAAATCGACGGCCAGGAGATCACCGTGCCGGAAGGCACCTCGATCATGCGCGCCGCCGCCGAAATGGGCTCGATGGTGCCCAAGCTGTGCGCCACCGACAGCCTCGAGCCGTTCGGCTCATGCCGCCTGTGCCTGGTCGAGATCGAAGGCCGGCGCGGTTTCCCGGCCTCCTGTACCACCCCGGTCGAAGCCGGCATGAAGGTGCGCACCCAGAGCGACAAGCTGCAAGACCTGCGCCGTGGCGTGATGGAACTCTACATCTCCGACCACCCGCTCGATTGCCTGACCTGCTCCGCCAACGGCAACTGCGAGCTGCAGACGCAAGCCGGCGTGGTCGGCCTGCGCGAGGTGCGCTACGGTTTTGCCGGCGAAAACCACCTCGACAGCCAGAAGGACGAGTCCAACCCCTACTTCAGCTACGACCCGTCCAAGTGCATCGTCTGCAACCGCTGCGTGCGCGCCTGTGAAGAGACTCAGGGCACCTTCGCGCTGACCATCTCCGGCCGCGGCTTCGAATCCCGCGTCTCGCCGGGCCAGAGCGAAGCCTTCATGGACTCCGAATGCGTCTCCTGCGGCGCCTGCGTCGAGGCCTGCCCGACCGCCACCCTGCAGGAAAAGTCGGTCATCCAGTTCGGTCAGCCCGAGCACAGCAAGATCACCACCTGCGCCTACTGCGGCGTCGGCTGCGGCTTCAAGGCCGAGATGAAGGGCAACCAGGTCATCCGCATGACGCCGTGGAAGGACGGCAAGGCCAACGAAGGCCACGCCTGCGTCAAGGGCCGCTTCGCCTGGGGCTACGCCACCCACCCGGACCGCATCACCAAGCCGATGATCCGCAAGCGCATCACCGACCCGTGGCGCGAAGTGAGCTGGGAAGAAGCCATCGCCTACGCGGCCGGCGAGTTCAAGCGCCTCCAGGCCAAGTACGGCAAGGATTCGGTCGGCGGCATCACCTCCAGCCGCTGCACCAACGAAGAAACCTATCTGGTGCAGAAGCTGATCCGCGCCGGTTTCGGCAACAACAACGTCGACACCTGCGCCCGCGTCTGCCACTCGCCCACCGGCTACGGCCTGGGCCAGACCTACGGCACCTCCGCAGGCACCCAGACCTTCAAGTCAGTGGAGCAATCCGACGTGATCATGGTGATCGGCGCCAACCCGACCGACGGCCACCCGGTGTTCGCCTCGCGCATGAAAAAGCGCCTGCGCGAGGGCGCCAAGCTGATCGTGGTCGACCCGCGCAAGATCGACCTGGTCGATAGCCCGCACATCAAGGCCGACTACCACCTGCCGCTCAAGCCCGGCACCAACGTGGCGATGATCACCGCGCTGGCGCACGTCATCGTCACCGAGGGCCTGCTGGCCGACGACTTCATCGCCGAGCGCTGCGAAGAGAAATCCTTCCACGACTGGAAGTCCTTCGTCGCCAAGCCGGAAAACTCGCCGGAAGCCACCGCCGACATCACCGGCGTGCCGGCCGAACTGGTGCGTGGCGCTGCCCGCCTCTACGCCACCGGCGGCAACGCGGCGATCTACTACGGTCTCGGCGTCACCGAGCACAGCCAGGGCTCGACCATGGTGATGGGCATCGCCAACCTCGCCATGGCCACCGGCAACATCGGCCGCGAAGGCGTCGGCGTCAACCCGCTGCGCGGCCAGAACAACGTGCAGGGCTCTTGCGACATGGGTTCGTTCCCGCACGAACTGCCGGGCTACCGCCACATCTCCGACGCGGCGGTGCGCAGCCTGTTCGAAGCCGACTGGGGCGTCAAGCTCTCGCCGGAGCCGGGCCTGCGCATCCCCAACATGTTCGATGCCGCCCTGTCCGGCAGCTTCAAGGGCCTCTATTGCCAGGGCGAGGACATCGTGCAGTCCGACCCCAACACCCAGCACGTCACCGCCGCCCTCTCGGCGATGGAATGCATCGTGGTGCAGGACATCTTCCTCAACGAAACCGCCAAATACGCGCACGTGTTCCTGCCTGGCTCCTCGTTCCTCGAGAAGGACGGCACCTTTACCAACGCCGAGCGCCGCATCTCGCGCGTGCGCCAGGTGATGAAGCCGCTGGCGGGCTATGCCGACTGGCAGGTGACGCTGATGCTGGCCGATGCGCTCGGCCTGAAGATGAGCTACAAGCATCCGGCCGAGATCATGGACGAGATCGCCCGTTTGACCCCGAGCTTCGCCGGCGTCAGCTACGACAAGATCGAGCGCCTGGGCAGCGTGCAGTGGCCGTGCAACGATGAGGCGCCGGAAGGCACGCCGACCATGCACATCGACGGCTTCGTGCGCGGCAAGGGCAAGTTCTTCGTGACCCAGTACGTCGCCACCGACGAAAAGGTCACACGGCGCTTCCCTCTGATCCTGACCACCGGCCGTATCCTGTCGCAGTACAACGTCGGGGCGCAGACGCGCCGTACCGCCAACAGCCTGTGGCACGAGGAAGACCGGCTGGAAATCCACCCGCACGATGCCGAAGAGCGCGGCATCAAGGACGGCGACTGGGTCGGCATCCAGAGCCGCGCCGGCGAGACCGTACTGCGCGCCGAAATCAGCGAGCGGATGCAGCCGGGCGTGGTGTACACCACCTTCCACTTCCCGGAATCCGGCGCCAACGTCATCACCACCGACAATTCCGACTGGGCCACCAACTGTCCGGAATACAAGGTCACGGCGGTGCAGGTGCTGCCGGTGACGCAACCGTCGGAATGGCAGCAGAACTACCGGCGCTTCAACGAAACCCAGCTCGAACTGCTCGAGCAGGCCGGCCGCGGCGAAGCATGA
- a CDS encoding NADH-quinone oxidoreductase subunit NuoF, which translates to MSIRLFVPRDSAALALGADDTAVALLAEAARRGVDIELIRNGSRGLFWLEPLVEVQTERGRVAYGPVEADDVAELFDALIQGAYHPLGHGLTEEIPYLKNQERLTFARVGITDPLSLADYQAYEGFDGLKRALAMSGAEIVQEVLDSGLRGRGGAAFPAGIKWRTVAQAQASQKYVVCNADEGDSGTYSDRMVMEDDPFMLIEGMTIAGIAVGATQGYIYVRSEYPHAFDVLNEAIRLAEDAGFLGDDILGSGKTFRLEVRKAAGAYVCGEETAMLESIEGKRGVVRAKPPLPALSGLFGQPTVINNVISLASVPVVLARGAQYYANYGMGRSKGTLPFQLAGNLKYGGLVEKAFGLTLRELLHDFGGGSASGRPIRAVQVGGPLGAYLPESQFDTPLDYEAFAALGAVVGHGGIVAFDDTVDMAEQARYAMEFCAIESCGKCTPCRIGSTRGVEVIERIQKDENRPQQIALLRDLCDTMLHGSLCAMGGMTPYPVLSALNHFPEDFDAIGAADQTA; encoded by the coding sequence ATGAGCATCCGCCTGTTTGTCCCGAGAGACTCCGCCGCCCTCGCTCTGGGCGCTGACGACACCGCCGTCGCCCTCCTCGCCGAGGCTGCGCGTCGCGGCGTCGACATCGAACTGATCCGCAACGGCTCGCGCGGGCTGTTCTGGCTCGAGCCGCTGGTCGAGGTGCAGACCGAGCGTGGCCGCGTGGCCTACGGCCCGGTCGAGGCCGACGACGTGGCGGAGCTGTTCGACGCGCTGATCCAGGGCGCGTACCATCCGCTCGGCCACGGCCTGACCGAGGAAATCCCCTATCTGAAGAACCAGGAACGCCTGACCTTCGCCCGTGTCGGCATCACCGACCCGCTGTCGCTGGCCGACTACCAGGCGTACGAGGGCTTCGACGGCCTCAAGCGCGCCCTGGCCATGAGTGGCGCCGAGATCGTGCAGGAAGTGCTCGACTCCGGCCTGCGCGGACGCGGCGGCGCGGCCTTCCCTGCCGGCATCAAGTGGCGCACCGTGGCGCAGGCGCAAGCCAGCCAGAAATACGTTGTGTGCAATGCCGACGAGGGCGACTCCGGGACCTATTCGGACCGGATGGTGATGGAAGACGACCCCTTCATGCTGATCGAGGGCATGACCATCGCCGGTATCGCGGTGGGTGCGACGCAGGGCTACATCTACGTGCGCTCCGAGTACCCGCACGCCTTCGACGTTCTGAACGAGGCGATCCGCCTCGCCGAAGACGCCGGCTTCCTCGGTGACGACATCCTGGGTTCCGGCAAGACCTTCCGCCTCGAAGTGCGCAAGGCCGCCGGCGCCTACGTCTGCGGCGAAGAAACCGCAATGCTGGAGAGCATCGAAGGCAAGCGCGGCGTGGTCCGTGCCAAGCCGCCGCTGCCGGCGCTGTCCGGCCTGTTCGGTCAACCCACCGTGATCAACAACGTGATCTCGCTCGCCAGCGTACCGGTGGTCCTGGCGCGCGGTGCCCAGTACTATGCCAACTACGGCATGGGCCGCTCCAAAGGGACGCTGCCGTTCCAGCTGGCCGGCAACCTGAAGTACGGCGGGTTGGTGGAAAAAGCCTTCGGCCTGACCCTGCGTGAACTGCTGCACGATTTCGGCGGCGGCAGCGCTTCTGGTCGTCCGATCCGTGCGGTGCAGGTCGGCGGGCCGCTCGGCGCCTACCTGCCCGAGTCGCAGTTCGACACCCCGCTGGATTACGAAGCCTTTGCGGCGCTCGGTGCTGTGGTCGGTCACGGCGGCATCGTGGCGTTCGACGACACCGTCGACATGGCCGAGCAGGCACGCTACGCCATGGAATTCTGCGCCATCGAATCCTGTGGCAAGTGCACGCCCTGTCGCATCGGCTCGACGCGCGGCGTCGAGGTGATCGAGCGCATCCAGAAAGATGAAAACCGCCCGCAGCAGATCGCCCTGCTGCGCGACCTGTGCGACACCATGCTGCACGGCTCGCTGTGCGCGATGGGGGGTATGACGCCCTACCCGGTGTTGTCCGCGCTCAATCATTTCCCGGAAGATTTCGACGCCATCGGCGCTGCGGACCAGACGGCTTGA
- a CDS encoding formate dehydrogenase subunit gamma: protein MTTQQDLERTQLQGILQAHHDQPGALLPILHDVQDALGFIPDWAVADIAKALNQSRAEVHGVITFYHHFRTTPPARHTLQICQAEACQSRGSRELTAHAKQVLGCSLHGRSADQRIGLEPVYCLGLCSTGPNIQLNDKMVSRVDAAKLDRLLASVKEAQ, encoded by the coding sequence ATGACGACTCAGCAAGACCTGGAGCGCACGCAGCTCCAAGGCATTCTTCAAGCGCACCACGACCAGCCCGGTGCCCTGCTGCCCATCCTGCACGACGTACAGGACGCGCTGGGCTTCATTCCCGATTGGGCGGTGGCCGACATCGCCAAGGCGCTCAACCAGTCGCGCGCCGAAGTGCACGGCGTGATCACCTTCTACCACCATTTCCGCACCACGCCGCCGGCCAGGCACACCCTGCAGATTTGCCAGGCCGAGGCCTGTCAGTCGCGCGGCAGCCGTGAGCTGACCGCGCACGCCAAACAGGTATTGGGCTGTAGCCTGCACGGCCGCAGCGCCGATCAACGCATCGGGCTCGAGCCGGTGTACTGCCTGGGCCTGTGCTCCACCGGCCCGAACATCCAGTTGAACGACAAGATGGTCTCGCGCGTCGACGCCGCCAAGCTCGACCGCCTCCTGGCCAGCGTGAAGGAGGCCCAATGA
- a CDS encoding substrate-binding domain-containing protein, with amino-acid sequence MQQKHKSTPRLRVQSQLVWGLAADDGDEIPFRLIELLTAVQTHGSLLTAAKASDTSYRHAWGLVQQAQDALGVPLLEMARGKGAKLTPLAEKLVWANRRIRARIGPLLETLASEIETELRHALQAASAPLRLHASHGFAVEMLVKTLSEAGMAIDLKYRSSQDAVAALHAGECDVAGFHVPLGEFQNTITASYAEHFDRQEHRVIHIVTRRQGLMVVRGNPRKIYEIADLARPEVRFVNRQPGSGTRLLLDKLLQKAGVTPAQVHGYEQAELTHAAVAAYIASGMADVGLGIETAARRFDLDFLPQQTERYFFLVRRATLEHPAVQAMIATLGSAEFRAEIGKLPGYDAAQSGQILMVGEAFGSLPGHVP; translated from the coding sequence ATGCAACAAAAACATAAATCGACACCACGACTACGCGTGCAAAGCCAGTTGGTGTGGGGGCTGGCCGCCGATGACGGGGACGAGATCCCGTTCCGGCTGATCGAACTGCTGACCGCGGTGCAGACGCATGGCAGCCTGCTGACCGCCGCCAAGGCCAGCGACACCTCGTACCGGCACGCCTGGGGGCTAGTGCAGCAGGCACAGGATGCGCTCGGCGTGCCGCTGCTCGAGATGGCACGCGGCAAAGGGGCGAAGCTGACGCCGCTGGCGGAAAAACTGGTGTGGGCCAACCGCCGTATCCGGGCACGTATCGGCCCGCTGCTGGAGACGCTGGCCTCGGAGATCGAAACCGAGTTGCGCCACGCCTTGCAGGCGGCCAGCGCGCCGCTGCGGCTGCATGCCAGTCACGGTTTCGCGGTGGAGATGCTGGTGAAGACCCTGAGCGAGGCGGGCATGGCGATCGATCTCAAGTACCGCAGCAGCCAGGACGCGGTGGCGGCGCTGCACGCGGGCGAGTGCGACGTGGCCGGCTTCCACGTGCCGCTGGGCGAGTTCCAGAACACGATCACGGCAAGCTACGCCGAGCATTTCGACCGCCAGGAGCACCGTGTCATCCATATCGTGACACGCCGCCAGGGGCTGATGGTGGTGCGCGGCAATCCGCGCAAGATCTACGAGATTGCCGACCTGGCCCGCCCCGAGGTGCGCTTCGTCAACCGTCAACCCGGCTCGGGGACGCGGCTCTTGCTCGACAAGCTGCTGCAGAAGGCCGGAGTGACGCCGGCCCAGGTCCATGGCTACGAGCAGGCGGAACTGACCCACGCCGCGGTGGCGGCCTACATCGCCAGCGGCATGGCGGACGTGGGCCTGGGCATCGAGACGGCGGCGCGCCGCTTCGACCTGGATTTCCTACCACAGCAGACCGAGCGCTATTTCTTCCTGGTGCGCCGCGCTACGCTGGAGCATCCGGCGGTTCAGGCGATGATTGCGACGTTGGGTTCGGCCGAATTCCGCGCCGAGATCGGCAAGCTGCCGGGCTATGATGCGGCACAGTCAGGTCAGATCTTGATGGTGGGGGAGGCGTTCGGCTCTCTCCCCGGCCATGTGCCGTAG
- a CDS encoding type II toxin-antitoxin system RelE/ParE family toxin, whose translation MELRWTSKALSDLVRLYEFLAPVNKQAAARTVQALTTAPNDTLLRNPRLGEQLFEFDPREVRRILVGQYEMRYEIQGETIYVLRLWHTREER comes from the coding sequence ATGGAATTGAGGTGGACCAGCAAAGCGCTTTCCGACCTGGTGCGGTTGTACGAATTTCTTGCGCCAGTGAATAAGCAAGCTGCCGCCCGTACCGTACAAGCGCTGACGACAGCACCGAATGATACCCTGCTGAGAAATCCGCGCTTGGGTGAGCAGCTGTTCGAGTTCGATCCGCGCGAGGTGCGCCGCATTCTCGTGGGGCAGTACGAAATGCGCTATGAGATTCAGGGTGAGACCATTTACGTGTTACGCCTATGGCACACTCGGGAAGAGCGGTAA
- a CDS encoding CopG family ribbon-helix-helix protein — translation MAQTETKVITAHVPLPLAEKVDQIANRLERSRGWIIKQALSAWIDQEEERNRLTREALADVDAGSVIDHQAVQAWADSLGTDNPLPVPR, via the coding sequence ATGGCTCAGACCGAAACCAAAGTCATCACGGCCCATGTGCCGCTCCCGCTGGCCGAAAAGGTCGATCAGATCGCCAACCGGCTGGAACGGTCGCGCGGCTGGATCATTAAGCAGGCGCTGTCGGCCTGGATTGACCAGGAAGAGGAGCGCAACCGCCTGACCCGCGAGGCCCTGGCTGATGTGGATGCCGGCAGTGTGATCGATCACCAGGCCGTGCAGGCCTGGGCGGATAGCCTCGGCACCGACAACCCGTTGCCGGTGCCGCGCTGA
- a CDS encoding heavy-metal-associated domain-containing protein, producing the protein MDIDVQGLTCPFCVYGLSKNLGKTAGVAKAEVSLDAHRARIELNPGQQPDIEQYKKIIREAGFTPGDARVHGDE; encoded by the coding sequence GTGGACATCGACGTGCAGGGCCTGACCTGCCCGTTCTGTGTTTACGGCTTGTCAAAGAACCTCGGTAAGACGGCGGGGGTCGCCAAGGCGGAGGTCAGTCTCGATGCACACCGCGCCCGGATCGAACTCAACCCCGGCCAGCAGCCCGACATCGAGCAGTACAAGAAGATCATCCGCGAGGCCGGCTTTACGCCAGGCGACGCTCGCGTGCACGGTGACGAATGA